In the genome of Desulfovibrio legallii, the window TGTCCGCCAAGCCCGGCGGGACGGCGCGCGCTACTTCGGCCCCTTCACTTCCGCCCTGGCCGCGCGCGAAACCTGGAAGCTGCTGCACCGCGCCTTTGCCCTGCGCCGCTGTACGGACAAGGCCATGAAAAACCGGGTGCGCCCCTGCCTTTACCACTTCATGGGCCAGTGCCCGGCCCCCTGCATGGGCCTGGTGACCCCGCAGGAATACAACGCCCGCGTGCGCCAGGTCTGCGATCTGCTGGAGGGCCGCTCCGCCGAGCTGCTGCGCCGGCTGCAGGCGGGCATGGAACAAGCCGCCGAAGCCCTGGAATTTGAACGCGCCGCCCTGCTCCGCGACCAGATCCGCGCCGTGGAGCGCACGGTGGAGCGGCAGGCCGCCGTGCTGCCCGGCGGCGGCGACATGGACGCCCTGGGCCTGGCCCCGGGCGAGCGCGGCCTGGCCCTGGGCCTGGTCTTTGTGCGCAACGGGGCCGTGACCGACGGCCGGGCCTTCTACTGGCCGGGCCTGAGCTTTGAGGACGCCCCGGAACTGCTCTGGTCCTTCCTCTCTCAGTACTACAGCCAGGTCACGCCGCCGCCGCGCGTGCTGCTGCCCTGGCTGCCGCCAGATCTGGAAGCGGACCCCGCAACTGCCCCGCACAACGCGGAGCCCCCCACCGTTGCGCTCCCGGATGCCCCCCCAGATTCCGCGCCGGACGCCGCGCTGAATGTCGCCCCAGACGCCGCGCCGGACGCTGGGCCGCAGCCCATGCCCGCCCAGCAGGCACCTTCCAGGGAGGACCACGCCGCGGCTCCCACTACCCCCAACGCAGTCCCCGCATCCGCAGCTGCCCCCACTGCCGCGGCGGCCGCAGTTTCCGCCACCCCCGCCGCCCGCGCGGCCTGCAGCGAACGCGAGCTGCTGGAGCAGACTCTGAGCGACCGCCGCAACGGCCCCGTACGCCTGGTGGCCCCGCAAAACGCCGGGGACAACCGCCTGGTGGACCTGGCCCAGGGCAACGCCCGGGAGGAGGCCCACCGTCAGGAACGCGGCGGCGCGCAGGATATCCTTGCCCGCCTGGGCGCGGCCCTGCACCTGCCCGGCCCGCCCCGCCGCCTGGAATGCGTGGACGTCTCCCACACCGGCGGCAAACAAACCCGCGTGGGCCTGGTGGTCTTTGAGGACGGCCGCCCCGAACGCGGCCAGTACCGCAACTACGCCATGCCCGACAGCGGGGACGACTACGCCACCCTCCACGCCTGGGTGGCCCGCCGTCTGGAAAGCGGCCCGCCCTGGCCCGATCTGCTGCTTATCGACGGCGGCCGCGGCCAGCTCCATACCGTGCAGCGCGCCCTGCGCGAAGCCGGGCGCGCTGCCCTCTTCCCCCTGGCGGCCATCGCCAAGGCCCGCGACGACGCCGGCCACGCTGACCGCCGCGCCGGCAACATTGCCGACCGCATCTTTACCCCAGAGCGTGTCAACCCCCTGCCCCTGCGCGAAGGCAGCCCGGAGCTCCTCTTCCTGCAAAACGTGCGCGATACGGCCCACCGCTTCGTCATCGGCCGCCACCGCCGCGCCCGGCGCGGCGCGGCCCTCTCCGGTGAGCTCATGCGCCTGCCCGGCATCGGCCCCGCCACCGCCCGCCTGCTCTGGGACCACTTCGGCAGCGTGGAAGCCATGCGCGCCGCCTCCCTGGATGACCTGCGCCGCCTGCCTGGCATCGGCCCCGCCAAGGCCGCCCTGCTCCTGCAAAAACTGGCGGATCTGCAATAACTGGGGGGGGAAGGATGGATGCTGTTTTGTGGGGGAAGGGAAACTTTTGTGAACAAAAGTTTCCCCTCCCCCACGCCCCCACCCCTTCAAAAAACTTTTCTTCCCTCAGGAAACACGTAAGACGTACCCTGGCCGGGTCCGAATGCCTGCAAAGCCCGGCGGCCGCGTCCCCTTCTTCATAACTACCGCTGCCTTCCCCCGGAAGTTGAGCGCGGCATAAAGGGGCGCGGGGAGCGCAGCGAGCAGCCCCAGCCGCGCCGACCATAGCCGGGCTGTCTGGAAAAGCAGGGGGTTATGGGGGGGGTGGGGGGTCTAAGGGGGGACGCAGTCCCGCCCTTGACCCCCCACAAAAAAAGCAAGCATTCAGAGAACAAAAGCTCCCGGTTCACGGGCCCTGCCATTGCGGCACACGCCCCTGAACCGGGAGAACCTTGTCACGCCAAACCAGAGGAAGGCGCAAAGCGCCCGCTTACAACTTGCCCACCAGATCCAGCCCCGGCTTCAGCGTGGCCTTGCCCGGCTTCCAGCGGGCGGGGCAAACCTGATCGCCGTGTTCAGCCACAAACTGGGCGGCCTCCAGCTTGCGCAGCAGCTCCTCCACGTTCCGGCCGATGCTGGTATCGTGGATTTCATAGGCTTTGATCACCCCATCGGGGTTAATGACAAAACTGCCGCGCAGCGCCTGGCCAGCCCCCTCAATCATCACGCCGAAAGCGCGCGAAAGCTCACCCGCGCAGTCCGCCAGCATGGGGTACCGGATCTTGGCAATGTTGGGCGAGGCGTCGGCCCAGGCCTTGTGCACAAAGGCGCTGTCCGTGGAGACGGAATAGATTTCGCAGTTAAGTTTCTTGAAGGCCGCGTAATTCTCGGCCAGGTCTTCCAGCTCCGTGGGGCAGACAAAAGTAAAGTCCGCCGGGTAAAAAAACACCACGGACCAGTGCCCCTGCATATCCGCATCGGTCACGGCCTTCAGTTCCCCGGCCTGATAGGCCTGCACGCTGAACGGAGCCACCTTTTTGTTAATCAGATTTTCCATACTGCTGTCCTTATCCGGCGGAGCGTCCGCTCCGGCAAAGGGTGTACGTCGTACCTTTTTGAAAACAGTATTCAGTACTGTTATAAAGGTCAAGTCCACGCCGCAGGAAAACACGGCTTTTTTGTAGACGCGGGCTGCGGCGGCGGCAAGCCTTTCACGGCCCCAGGCAAAGCGTGAGGAGACGGCCGCGCCGGGCCCTTGCGTTGCTTTTTGGCAAGTTTTGAGGCAGTATGGCAAAAGCGCGGATATTCCCAAACCGTCACGCTATCTTGCCCGGTTTCGTCTGGCAGCCCCGCGCGCCGTCAGTCCGCTTCCGGGAGCAGGCGTACATTATGACAGCAAAATTGAGGACCGTGGGCCTGCCGGAATTTCTGGACTTCATGAACCGCAAGGGCCTGAACACCACCTCGCAGCGGCGGACCATTGCCGAAGCGTTTTTTGAGCTGCCCGGCCACCATTCGCTGGAAGAGTTCTACCAGCACATTCTGCAGCGCGATCCCGGCATCGGCCAGACCACCGTCTACCGCACGCTCAAGTTGCTCTGCGACGCGGGCCTGGCCCTGGAAATCCACTTCAGCGACGGCATCACTCGCTATGAAGTAGCCAAGCCGGACAGCCACCACGACCACCTGGTCTGCCTCGGCTGCGGCAAAATTGTGGAGATCTGCGACCCCCGCATTGAAAAACTGCAACGCAAACTGGCCGAAAAATACGGCTTCAAACTGCGGGGCCACGTCCACAACCTCTACGGCCTCTGCGCCGAGTGCCGGGCCAAGGCGGCGGAAGAGCTCTGATCCCCCCTGCCCCCTCCGGCCCGCGCTGCGGCCGGCCGCAAACGCGCCGCCGGAACGCCCCTCCCGCTGCGCGCCGCAGCGCGCCCTCAGAACAGATTGCCTTTGCGCATCTGCATTCTTAAAGGTTCCGACACGCCCGTTCCGGCGCTTACCAGCGCAAATGCTTGCGCTTGCGCTTGCGCTCCACGGCGCGCGGCTGCTCACGCAGCCGCTACGGCACGGCAGCACTGCAGCGCCGCAGCCCAGCCTGAACGCCCCACCCGCCGCGCGCGCCTCCGCTCGGCGC includes:
- the uvrC gene encoding excinuclease ABC subunit UvrC; translated protein: MQKPDPASIPTAPGVYLYKDARGRVIYVGKARVLRRRVLSYFRPDGLPAKTLAMLSHAATLDYLTTTTEKEALLLEASLIKKHRPHYNIVLRDDKQYVLFRCNLRHPFPRLEIVRQARRDGARYFGPFTSALAARETWKLLHRAFALRRCTDKAMKNRVRPCLYHFMGQCPAPCMGLVTPQEYNARVRQVCDLLEGRSAELLRRLQAGMEQAAEALEFERAALLRDQIRAVERTVERQAAVLPGGGDMDALGLAPGERGLALGLVFVRNGAVTDGRAFYWPGLSFEDAPELLWSFLSQYYSQVTPPPRVLLPWLPPDLEADPATAPHNAEPPTVALPDAPPDSAPDAALNVAPDAAPDAGPQPMPAQQAPSREDHAAAPTTPNAVPASAAAPTAAAAAVSATPAARAACSERELLEQTLSDRRNGPVRLVAPQNAGDNRLVDLAQGNAREEAHRQERGGAQDILARLGAALHLPGPPRRLECVDVSHTGGKQTRVGLVVFEDGRPERGQYRNYAMPDSGDDYATLHAWVARRLESGPPWPDLLLIDGGRGQLHTVQRALREAGRAALFPLAAIAKARDDAGHADRRAGNIADRIFTPERVNPLPLREGSPELLFLQNVRDTAHRFVIGRHRRARRGAALSGELMRLPGIGPATARLLWDHFGSVEAMRAASLDDLRRLPGIGPAKAALLLQKLADLQ
- the ahpC gene encoding alkyl hydroperoxide reductase subunit C, which translates into the protein MENLINKKVAPFSVQAYQAGELKAVTDADMQGHWSVVFFYPADFTFVCPTELEDLAENYAAFKKLNCEIYSVSTDSAFVHKAWADASPNIAKIRYPMLADCAGELSRAFGVMIEGAGQALRGSFVINPDGVIKAYEIHDTSIGRNVEELLRKLEAAQFVAEHGDQVCPARWKPGKATLKPGLDLVGKL
- a CDS encoding Fur family transcriptional regulator, encoding MTAKLRTVGLPEFLDFMNRKGLNTTSQRRTIAEAFFELPGHHSLEEFYQHILQRDPGIGQTTVYRTLKLLCDAGLALEIHFSDGITRYEVAKPDSHHDHLVCLGCGKIVEICDPRIEKLQRKLAEKYGFKLRGHVHNLYGLCAECRAKAAEEL